In Kiritimatiellaceae bacterium, the genomic window ACGACCAGATTTCCAATGGTAAATCCTTTCGGCAGGCGCTTGAGTCCGATTGAGCGAATCCATTCCGGTCGGCAGCCCGCCGCCAGCAGTTTCTGTTTCACCGCTGCCGCTACCGGCCCTTCGCCGCCGCTCGGCCCTTCGACTGCGAGCAGATCCATCAGGTGTTGTATGGCCTGTTCTTTATTGATTCTGTTTTTCATGCGGTGAACCATAGCGAACCGGGCCAGAGCAAGGCGAACCATTTCCAATGTGTCACAGCGGAGCCGGAGGCGGAGACGGAACCTCGGAATTTACGTTGTCATGAAAGCTCCGGCGGGATATTTTCGGGGCTTCTTTGAAGGAGAATATTTATGTCAATCACAGCATTGAGTCCTCTTGATGGCCGCTACGAATCCAAAGTGGCGGAACTGCAGGATATTTTTTCAGAATACGCGCTGATCCGCTGCCGCGTGCAGGTCGAAGTTCTCTGGCTTAAGGCGCTTTGCGCCGAAAAGAGAGTTCAGGAATGCCGTGCGCTGTCAAAAGCGGAAAGCAAACTGCTCGATGCGGTCATCGCCGATTTTTCGCCCGCCGAAGCAGAGAAGGTTAAGTTGATCGAAAAAACCACCAACCATGACGTCAAGGCGGTTGAGTATTATCTCAAGGAAAGAATAGCCGGAACGTCGCTTGAAGCGCTGGGTGAGTTCCTGCACTTCGCCTGCACATCCGAAGATATTAATAACCTTTCTCACGCGCTGATGCTGAAGCAGGGGCGTGAAATTCTAGCCGTTGCACAGAACGAGCTGATTGCGGATCTGTCCGCCAAAGCGAAACAGTGGAAGGCGGTTCCGTTACTGGCCCGCACGCACGGCCAGACCGCTTCGCCGACGACCATCGGAAAGGAACTGGCGGTATTCGCCAGCCGCCTGTGCCGTGCCGCAGAAGTTTTTCAAGCTCTGGAAGTTCGCGGTAAGTTGAATGGCGCTGTCGGAAACTATAATGCGCACCTCGCGGCCTATCCGGATGTCGACTGGCCTGCACTGGCCAAGCGAGTGATCGAAGGCGAACTTGGGCTGACGCAAAATCCGTTCACGACGCAGATTGAGCCGCACGACTACATGGCAGAACTGTTCGATGCGCTGGCGCGCTTCAACACCATCCTGCTCGATCTGGATCGCGACGTCTGGACGTACATTTCCTTTGCCTGTTTCAAACAGAAAACGGTGAAGGGTGAAATCGGTTCGTCCACCATGCCGCACAAAGTTAATCCGATCGACTTCGAAAATTCCGAAGGAAATATCGGTCTCGCCAATGCGCTGCTTCGTTATATGGCGGAGAAGCTGCCTGTCTCACGGTTGCAGCGCGACCTGACGGATTCGACAGTTTTGCGTAACATGGGCGTGGCTTTCGGCTACACATTGCTGGCATACAGCTCAACGCTCAAAGGCCTCGGTAAGCTGGAACTTAATGAAGCCAAGCTGGTCGCCGACCTCGATAACGCGTGGGAAGTGCTGGCGGAGCCGATTCAAACGGTTATGCGTAAAGCCGGTGTTGAGAAGCCTTACGAAAAACTGAAAGAGCTGACGCGCGGTAAAGCGATTACCGCCGAAACAATCCACACCT contains:
- the purB gene encoding adenylosuccinate lyase; protein product: MSITALSPLDGRYESKVAELQDIFSEYALIRCRVQVEVLWLKALCAEKRVQECRALSKAESKLLDAVIADFSPAEAEKVKLIEKTTNHDVKAVEYYLKERIAGTSLEALGEFLHFACTSEDINNLSHALMLKQGREILAVAQNELIADLSAKAKQWKAVPLLARTHGQTASPTTIGKELAVFASRLCRAAEVFQALEVRGKLNGAVGNYNAHLAAYPDVDWPALAKRVIEGELGLTQNPFTTQIEPHDYMAELFDALARFNTILLDLDRDVWTYISFACFKQKTVKGEIGSSTMPHKVNPIDFENSEGNIGLANALLRYMAEKLPVSRLQRDLTDSTVLRNMGVAFGYTLLAYSSTLKGLGKLELNEAKLVADLDNAWEVLAEPIQTVMRKAGVEKPYEKLKELTRGKAITAETIHTFVRGLEIDAADKKRLLAMTPASYIGLAVHIAEEL